The Cryptococcus neoformans var. neoformans B-3501A chromosome 4, whole genome shotgun sequence genome has a window encoding:
- a CDS encoding hypothetical protein (HMMPfam hit to RRM_1, RNA recognition motif. (a.k.a. RRM, RBD, or RNP domain), score: 222.0, E(): 1.1e-63), with amino-acid sequence MAAPFVQYGITPGQSAEAPKRPHLYVGNLSPRVTDYILTEIFAVAGPVVSAKIIQDRNFQHGGFNYGFVEYADMRSADQALTTLNGRKIFDAEIRVNWAYQGNQNKEDTQHHYHVFVGDLSPEVNDDVLSKAFGAFGSLSEARVMWDMNSGKSRGYGFLSFRDKADAEQAIASMNGEWLGSRAIRVNWANQKTQTGGTRTGGGTPSYPAPPMGAPPAPAGVPSAYGAPAPGVVPGVGVGGAVGSYETVASQTPEFNTTVYVGNLIPYTTQADLIPLFQGYGYIVEIRMQADRGFAFVKLDTHQNAALAITHLQNQLVHGRPIKCSWGKDKGSMEGGAPAAGYPSMQPQIGYPNYNYYGGYNYNQAGVPGQPGQPGVAVASHPAPAVGAVGAVGAESQAQQGAWDPAAAAAYYQAGGWGGYYAQQQDTQQPSAHQ; translated from the exons CTCCCAAACGACCCCACCTTTACGTCGGCAACCTTTCTCCCCGAGTCACCGACTACATCCTCACAGAGATTTTTGCTGTCGCCGGTCCCGTCGTCAGCGCAAAGATCATTCAAGACCGGAATTTCCAGCATGGTGGATTCAACTATGGTTTCGTCGAGTACGCCGACATGCGCTCTGCCGACCAGGCGCTCACCACACTCAACGGCCGCAAGATCTTTGACGCCGAGATCAGGGTCAACTGGGCGTATCAGGGTAACCAAAACAAGGAGGACACACAGCATCATTACCACGTCTTTGTTGGAGACTTGAGTCCAGAAGTGAATGACGATGTCTTGTCAAAGGCGTTTGGTGCCTTTGGTAGTCTGAGCGAGGCGAGGGTCATGTGGGATATGAACTCGGGAAAGAGCAGAGGCTATggtttcctctccttccg TGACAAGGCTGATGCTGAGCAAGCCATTGCTTCCATGAACGGCGAATGGCTCGGTTCCCGTGCCATCCGTGTTAACTGGGCAAACCAGAAGACTCAGACAGGCGGTACTCGAACCGGCGGCGGCACGCCTTCCTACCCGGCACCCCCTATGGGCGCCCCTCCCGCTCCCGCGGGTGTCCCTTCTGCTTACGGTGCCCCCGCCCCTGGTGTTGTTCCAGGCGTCGGTGTTGGTGGTGCCGTCGGCTCATATGAGACTGTTGCTTCTCAAACACCCGAATTCAACACTACGGTCTATGTCGGCAACCTTATTCCTTACACCACTCAAGCCGACCTCATTCCGCTTTTCCAGGGCTATGGCTATATCGTTGAAATCCGCATGCAGGCCGACAGGGGCTTTGCCTTTGTCAAGCTTGACACGCACCAGAATGCTGCTTTGGCTATCACTCATTTGCAAAACCAGCTGGTGCACGGAAGGCCCATCAAGTGTTCTTGGGGCAAGGACAAGGGATCAATGGAAGGTGGCGCACCTGCGGCTGGGTACCCCTCCATG CAACCTCAAATCGGCTATCCCAACTACAACTACTACGGAGGATACAACTATAATCAGGCTGGCGTTCCAGGTCAGCCGGGACAGCCTGGCGTAGCTGTCGCTAGCCACCCTGCTCCCGCCGTCGGTGCTGTCGGAGCCGTCGGAGCCGAGAGCCAGGCTCAGCAAGGCGCGTGGGAccctgctgctgctgccgcgTATTACCAGGCTGGAGGCTGGGGTGGTTACTACG CTCAACAGCAAGACACTCAACAGCCCTCCGCGCACCAGTAA